In the Piscinibacter sp. XHJ-5 genome, one interval contains:
- a CDS encoding nitrogen fixation protein FixH, with protein MNQDLTLPALPWWRAPAAWLVVGGPAIVVVASVATLAIAVRGGDVPLRTAPEVAAPSMTPATQARNHAAAPRR; from the coding sequence CGCGCTGCCGTGGTGGCGAGCGCCTGCCGCGTGGCTGGTGGTGGGCGGCCCCGCGATCGTGGTGGTGGCCAGCGTCGCGACCCTGGCGATCGCGGTGCGCGGCGGCGACGTGCCGCTGCGCACGGCGCCCGAAGTGGCGGCGCCTTCGATGACCCCGGCCACGCAGGCACGCAACCATGCGGCCGCACCTCGTCGCTGA